The following are encoded in a window of Arachis duranensis cultivar V14167 unplaced genomic scaffold, aradu.V14167.gnm2.J7QH unplaced_Scaffold_165934, whole genome shotgun sequence genomic DNA:
- the LOC107477904 gene encoding amino acid transporter AVT3B-like — MGLQKKNRTKSSSSSAPNEDTPLLGGHYQPLSSKTKTFANIFIAIVGAGVLGLPYCFKKTGWILGLIMLFTVGFFTHYCMILLVQTRRKLESSFSHTISRGSSKINSFGDLGYAIWGPFGKSFVDFMIVLSQFSFCVGYLIFVSTTLAYLSKYDSILGLTPKVLIHWACFPFQLALNAIPTLTHLAPLSIFADIVDFAAKSVVMIEDVFICFENRPNLKAFGGFPMFFYGIGVAVYAFEGIGMVLPLESEAKDKEKFGDVLGLAMMLISILYGSFGALGYFAFGDETQEIITTNFGQGLISDLVQFCLCINLFFTFPLMMNPVYEVIEGRFCDSRYCLWMRWLMVLGVSLVAIFVPNFTDFLSLVGSSVCVILSFVMPALFHLVVFKEELGLKCVVRDGVIMFFGFVIAVSGTWSSLLEIFENDV; from the coding sequence ATGGGGCTTCAAAAGAAGAATCGTACAAagtcttcatcatcatcagcaCCAAATGAAGATACTCCTCTATTGGGTGGCCATTATCAACCACTTTCCTCCAAAACCAAAACCTTTGCAAATATCTTCATAGCCATTGTTGGTGCAGGTGTTCTTGGCCTTCCTTACTGTTTCAAAAAAACGGGTTGGATATTAGGGCTAATTATGCTCTTTACCGTGGGCTTCTTCACACATTATTGCATGATACTCCTCGTCCAAACGCGGCGCAAACTCGAATCATCTTTTTCCCACACTATCTCCAGAGGATCCTCGAAGATCAATTCATTTGGTGACTTAGGCTATGCTATATGGGGACCTTTTGGCAAATCGTTTGTGGATTTCATGATTGTGCTTTCGCAATTCAGTTTTTGTGTTGGTTATCTTATTTTCGTATCGACCACTCTCGCCTACCTCTCAAAATATGATTCAATTCTTGGTTTGACGCCCAAGGTGTTGATCCATTGGGCTTGTTTCCCATTTCAGCTTGCCCTAAATGCAATTCCAACCCTAACCCATTTGGCTCCTTTGAGCATTTTTGCCGATATTGTTGATTTCGCGGCAAAAAGTGTTGTGATGATTGAGGATGTCTTCATATGCTTTGAGAATAGGCCTAATTTGAAGGCCTTTGGTGGATTCCCTATGTTCTTCTATGGTATTGGTGTTGCGGTTTATGCTTTTGAAGGAATAGGGATGGTTTTACCATTGGAATCTGAGGCCAAAGATAAGGAAAAGTTTGGTGATGTTTTGGGTTTGGCAATGATGTTAATTTCTATAttgtatggttcatttggtgCATTAGGTTACTTTGCTTTTGGTGATGAGACACAAGAGATTATAACTACAAATTTTGGGCAAGGGCTAATTAGTGATTTGGTGCAATTTTGTCTTTGCATcaatttattctttacttttccaTTGATGATGAATCCTGTTTATGAGGTTATTGAGGGTAGGTTTTGTGATTCTAGGTATTGTTTGTGGATGAGGTGGTTGATGGTGTTAGGGGTAAGTTTGGTAGCAATTTTTGTACCTAATTTTACAGATTTTCTATCTCTTGTTGGGAGTAGTGTTTGTGTTATTCTTAGTTTTGTGATGCCTGCTTTGTTTCACTTAGTTGTGTTTAAAGAGGAATTAGGTTTGAAGTGTGTGGTAAGAGATGGGGTAATTATGTTTTTTGGATTTGTTATTGCTGTTTCAGGAACATGGTCTTCTCTATTAGAGATTTTTGAGAATGACgtttga